The following proteins come from a genomic window of Gimesia sp.:
- a CDS encoding carbohydrate porin, translating into MKSGVISVVLLSISLACVSVRADEPAPLLISEAALEGNDLLNDSALTPISHLAGQEACCESTDGGCLGDECVGATDCGYECSESLLSREYLTGDLFGARSGLAEHGVIADIQLTQFYQGVASGGRRRHFLYGGKGDYIFTFQGEKLGLNKGFSAILHAETRFGDDINASAGALSLPNGSMLYPLPGQHQTAITNLMFIQALSENFALTAGKYNLLDLWNMIYPNTGRGINGFMNVSLIAPTPIVRTTNLSINGAGALGLHEGQIQSALLVYDTTNSSTTAGLDDLFDKGAVVLGYGRIFTEWRGHAGSHALLGNWSSRTYTSVDPTSWTVIPGQGVVAAGQQTGSWTLSYILDQELWSDCCNDQRNVRLMSQWMLADGNPNPYSWSGNVALQANGLFRCREQDSLGIGYFYDALSGNYKSLVSSIVTARDVQGVELYYNMAWTPWFHVTADLQVLEDANAADDTSVLPGLRANLRF; encoded by the coding sequence ATGAAGTCCGGTGTAATCAGTGTGGTTCTGCTGTCGATCAGTCTGGCATGTGTTTCTGTTCGCGCGGACGAGCCTGCGCCGCTGTTGATATCAGAAGCAGCATTGGAGGGCAATGATCTGCTGAATGATTCTGCGCTGACGCCGATCAGTCATCTTGCGGGGCAGGAGGCTTGCTGCGAATCGACAGACGGCGGTTGCCTGGGCGACGAATGTGTGGGGGCTACCGATTGTGGCTATGAATGTTCCGAGTCTCTTTTGTCACGAGAATATCTGACGGGTGATCTGTTTGGTGCGCGTTCCGGGCTGGCAGAGCATGGGGTGATTGCGGATATTCAGTTGACGCAGTTCTACCAGGGGGTTGCCAGTGGCGGTCGCAGACGACATTTTCTGTATGGCGGCAAAGGAGACTATATCTTCACGTTTCAGGGTGAGAAGCTGGGATTGAATAAAGGGTTCTCGGCAATTCTGCATGCGGAGACCCGGTTTGGCGATGACATCAACGCCTCGGCCGGGGCATTGAGTCTGCCGAACGGAAGTATGCTCTATCCGTTGCCCGGTCAGCATCAGACGGCAATTACCAATCTGATGTTCATCCAGGCATTGAGTGAGAACTTCGCGTTGACAGCAGGTAAGTATAACCTGCTCGACCTGTGGAACATGATCTATCCCAATACAGGTCGGGGAATCAACGGGTTTATGAACGTATCACTGATTGCCCCGACGCCGATTGTCCGCACGACGAACCTGTCGATTAATGGGGCGGGAGCACTGGGTTTGCATGAAGGACAGATTCAGAGTGCCCTGCTGGTTTATGATACGACCAATTCATCCACGACTGCCGGGCTGGATGATCTGTTTGATAAAGGGGCCGTCGTGCTGGGGTACGGGCGGATCTTTACTGAGTGGCGCGGCCACGCCGGTTCACATGCGCTGCTGGGGAACTGGAGCAGCCGGACTTACACCTCAGTCGATCCTACCAGCTGGACCGTGATCCCCGGGCAGGGGGTAGTTGCCGCCGGACAGCAGACCGGTTCGTGGACACTGAGTTATATTCTCGATCAGGAATTGTGGTCTGACTGCTGTAATGATCAACGCAACGTCCGGCTGATGAGTCAGTGGATGCTCGCCGATGGCAATCCCAATCCGTACAGCTGGAGCGGTAATGTGGCATTACAGGCCAATGGATTATTCCGCTGTCGCGAACAGGACTCATTGGGGATTGGGTATTTCTACGATGCACTGAGCGGGAATTATAAATCGCTGGTCAGCTCCATTGTAACGGCCCGCGATGTGCAGGGAGTGGAACTCTACTACAACATGGCGTGGACCCCCTGGTTCCATGTGACCGCCGATCTGCAGGTGCTGGAAGACGCCAACGCTGCGGATGATACCTCAGTTCTGCCAGGCTTGCGGGCCAATTTGAGATTTTAG
- a CDS encoding SgcJ/EcaC family oxidoreductase has protein sequence MKKQQDHALTSDAEQAIKKMEAAFQKAFEEGNAAKVASFWAPEGELIDSNGLRLAGRAEIQRAYTDYFTKNKGAKLQLSIDSVRQIGENLAIEEGRTIVTTPGAVPDYGHYTAIHMERDGKWQTVSVKEEFVKPPTVPQDKLMDLEWLIGTWAVENEGVTLMTVYHWMPGKKFIQRTFTSKSGSKTQAVGMQIIGVDPLSEDIMSWTFNADGGHAVGIWTPVPQGWAIESRGVTASGVLTSSNDILTKIDENGCRWQSVNRWANGVELPDALEVVSKRQK, from the coding sequence GTGAAAAAACAGCAGGATCATGCACTGACTTCAGATGCGGAACAAGCTATCAAAAAAATGGAAGCAGCCTTTCAAAAGGCCTTCGAAGAAGGGAATGCAGCAAAAGTAGCCAGCTTCTGGGCTCCAGAGGGAGAGTTGATTGACTCAAATGGTCTGCGACTGGCAGGTAGAGCGGAAATCCAGAGAGCATATACAGACTACTTTACGAAAAACAAAGGGGCGAAGCTTCAGCTTTCAATCGATTCTGTACGACAGATTGGTGAAAATCTGGCGATAGAAGAAGGACGCACAATAGTGACTACGCCCGGGGCAGTTCCGGATTACGGTCACTATACAGCCATACACATGGAGCGGGACGGAAAGTGGCAGACGGTCAGTGTCAAAGAAGAATTCGTGAAGCCTCCGACTGTGCCACAAGACAAACTGATGGATCTGGAGTGGCTTATCGGGACTTGGGCTGTTGAAAATGAAGGAGTGACCTTAATGACAGTCTATCACTGGATGCCTGGTAAAAAATTTATTCAACGAACTTTTACTTCAAAATCGGGTAGCAAAACCCAGGCCGTCGGTATGCAGATCATTGGCGTCGATCCACTTAGCGAAGACATCATGTCCTGGACTTTTAATGCGGATGGGGGGCACGCAGTGGGGATCTGGACGCCGGTCCCCCAAGGCTGGGCAATTGAATCACGAGGGGTAACTGCCAGCGGCGTGTTGACCAGTTCCAATGATATCCTGACAAAGATTGATGAAAACGGATGCCGTTGGCAATCTGTGAATCGATGGGCCAATGGAGTCGAACTGCCGGACGCGCTCGAAGTGGTATCCAAACGCCAAAAGTAA
- a CDS encoding protocadherin yields MRFFLTLLAAGAFCFLNPDISLSWARGFGGGGFHGGGSRGGGFSGGSRGGGRSFSGGFQGSRSSFGGGSRQGQFGGSRGSHENESSFRGGNSRGGENSFSSRDSTRNFSSGARAYGGNSGGNQFSNYANRFHSPSQSRTASSQNRPDAWFSANPGNQSRSIQQSNPANLNRFNQLPMNQGLHHFPGLPSDAGQHTVTNAHPYFQDFSGRDTLNRSLTPGARPENLLTDNEAERARADELARARGNSTPVKEAIGADGRDRNGAIARSAEKGYAAGFMHVPPSTRYYHGAALRDGFHNYDLFNPNWYRAHPGTWSVPSWPAGYAWNTCSWNSMLAWLTLVNSKPDYYDYGNTVQYQNNSVYVNNQDMGTAEQYTQQASQLAASGAMASSSDQQNWMPLGVFALSQTGQTTQTNSDLVMQLAVDPQGIIRGNLSNTKTGKSQQIQGAVDKKTQRAAWTVGDDQSKVYDTGIYNLTKDEAPLLLHIGKDKTQQWLMVRLKQKDNDTAGKN; encoded by the coding sequence ATGAGATTTTTTCTTACTTTGCTAGCAGCCGGAGCGTTCTGTTTTTTGAATCCCGACATTTCACTGTCTTGGGCGCGCGGCTTCGGGGGTGGTGGCTTTCACGGAGGTGGGTCTCGAGGGGGAGGTTTCAGTGGTGGTTCTCGTGGTGGCGGTAGAAGTTTCAGCGGTGGTTTTCAAGGTAGCCGCAGCTCTTTTGGCGGAGGTTCTCGACAGGGGCAATTCGGAGGGAGTCGTGGTTCTCATGAGAACGAGAGTTCTTTCAGAGGAGGTAATTCACGTGGTGGTGAGAATAGTTTCAGTAGCCGGGATTCTACTCGCAACTTTAGTTCCGGGGCCAGAGCATATGGAGGCAACTCTGGCGGGAATCAGTTCTCAAACTATGCCAACCGCTTTCATTCTCCCAGCCAAAGCAGGACAGCTTCCAGTCAAAACAGACCAGATGCCTGGTTTTCAGCAAACCCAGGAAACCAAAGTCGATCGATTCAGCAAAGTAATCCAGCGAATCTTAATCGGTTCAATCAACTGCCGATGAATCAGGGTTTGCATCATTTTCCGGGGCTTCCTTCCGATGCAGGGCAACATACTGTTACAAACGCGCATCCCTATTTCCAGGATTTCAGTGGGCGTGACACTCTCAATCGGTCGCTGACTCCTGGTGCAAGACCAGAAAACTTGCTTACCGATAATGAAGCGGAAAGAGCCAGAGCGGATGAACTTGCCAGAGCTCGTGGAAATTCAACTCCTGTCAAAGAGGCCATTGGAGCAGATGGTAGAGACAGGAACGGGGCAATTGCCCGTAGTGCCGAAAAGGGGTATGCAGCTGGTTTTATGCATGTGCCACCTTCCACCCGGTATTATCATGGAGCGGCGCTACGAGACGGATTTCACAATTATGATCTGTTCAATCCCAACTGGTATCGAGCACATCCCGGAACCTGGTCTGTCCCCAGTTGGCCTGCTGGATATGCCTGGAATACCTGCAGCTGGAATTCGATGCTGGCCTGGTTAACTTTAGTCAATTCGAAACCGGACTATTATGACTATGGAAATACTGTGCAATACCAGAATAACAGCGTCTACGTCAATAATCAGGATATGGGAACTGCAGAGCAATATACACAACAGGCCAGTCAACTGGCTGCCAGCGGAGCAATGGCCAGTTCCAGCGATCAGCAAAACTGGATGCCATTGGGGGTCTTTGCGCTATCACAAACCGGTCAAACTACCCAAACGAATTCTGATTTAGTGATGCAGTTGGCCGTAGACCCTCAGGGAATCATCCGAGGAAATCTGAGTAATACGAAAACCGGCAAATCACAACAGATCCAGGGCGCAGTTGACAAGAAAACGCAACGTGCCGCCTGGACTGTGGGTGATGATCAAAGCAAAGTCTACGACACCGGGATTTATAACCTGACCAAAGATGAAGCGCCGCTATTGTTGCATATCGGAAAAGATAAGACACAGCAATGGTTGATGGTGAGGTTGAAGCAAAAAGACAATGATACGGCCGGGAAGAACTAA
- a CDS encoding magnesium transporter CorA family protein, which produces MKIRVFGISDNSTLLPLPETTLSASWVEDDVHRWIDIEAATPQELNQLLTPFHLRPEVLAACLTPERSERFMSQKTALYMEVPTHLGWDQTEKPYVSFLCLQSTVITIHRDKLHTIEDVIRDLDGDVPLYSNNSSALLYYLLVEIGKQTVNAALRVRAESEQLDQACHENPDALDPQKIAVLRRKISHYAAVHDDHAYCAGVLQTVESAAFRFSEQSRFFGDTLQLSGLAGQIIAGTADRVNSLQRDYDALVQSRVESRLQFLTILSAVFLPLTLISGLYGMNFNDLPGMGIKSGYLIVIGIMLATAFITAGYFYLRGWFDKS; this is translated from the coding sequence ATGAAAATACGCGTGTTTGGCATCAGCGATAATTCCACACTGCTTCCGTTACCCGAAACCACTCTTTCCGCCTCCTGGGTAGAAGATGACGTGCATCGCTGGATCGATATCGAGGCCGCGACTCCCCAGGAACTGAATCAACTGCTCACTCCGTTTCATTTGCGACCGGAAGTGCTGGCAGCCTGTCTCACACCGGAACGTAGCGAACGTTTCATGTCGCAAAAAACAGCCCTCTACATGGAAGTCCCCACGCACCTGGGCTGGGACCAGACGGAAAAACCTTACGTTTCTTTTCTCTGCCTGCAGTCGACAGTCATCACAATCCATCGAGATAAACTGCATACAATTGAGGACGTCATTCGGGACCTGGATGGCGATGTCCCCCTCTACTCCAATAACTCTTCGGCTCTGCTCTACTATCTGCTGGTCGAAATCGGGAAACAGACTGTGAACGCGGCCCTGCGGGTCCGCGCAGAATCAGAACAGCTGGATCAGGCCTGCCATGAAAATCCGGATGCCCTCGATCCCCAAAAAATTGCCGTGCTCCGCCGAAAGATCAGTCATTACGCTGCAGTCCACGATGACCACGCTTATTGTGCAGGCGTCCTGCAAACCGTCGAATCGGCTGCCTTTCGCTTCAGTGAGCAGTCCCGGTTCTTCGGCGATACGTTGCAGCTCTCGGGACTTGCCGGACAGATCATCGCCGGCACAGCCGACCGGGTGAACAGCCTGCAGCGGGATTATGACGCCCTCGTGCAGAGCCGCGTCGAAAGCCGACTGCAGTTCCTGACGATCCTTTCTGCAGTTTTTCTTCCCCTGACATTAATCTCCGGACTCTACGGCATGAATTTCAACGATCTGCCGGGGATGGGAATCAAATCCGGATACCTGATCGTCATCGGAATCATGCTGGCAACGGCTTTCATCACAGCCGGTTACTTCTATCTCCGTGGCTGGTTTGACAAAAGCTGA
- a CDS encoding arylsulfatase produces MKTLLTDLNSFVVLFCLTLGMPGLFVGCSGELSRTASAQVADQVDQSETVTTQAPAPQSSKSFTPQTTGVIGSPSATTTIDGKQLPAPAPKFEGVIKDNALQSKEWWAPRIVPPKEAPNILLIMTDDAGFGVPSTFGGVIPTPTMDRIAKAGLRYNRVFSTSLCSPTRAALITGRNHHSVGFGVIAEQATGFPGYNSVIGQNNATIGRILRDNGYATSWFGKDHNTPTYEASQVGPFTQWPTGMGFDYFYGFVGGDANQWGPNLFRNTTQIYPWTGHEGTLKMDRSDPKAEVWPVTGKESKWNLITAMADDAIDWMTRIHQSDPSQPIFMHYVPGASHAPHHPKKEWVDKIHEMHLFDDGYEKLRERIFANQKRLGVISPDLELTPWPKEMLKPWDELSPEAQKLFIRQVEVFAAYVAYNDYEMGRVIQAFEDLGKLENTIVIYQNGDNGTSAEGGPEGTFSEVAFFNGVAPPVDVQMKFYDAWGTEFAYNHMSAGWSWAFDTPFDWFKQNASRLGGINQNMVISWPKRIKDQGGLREQFVHVIDYVPTLLEVTGIAAPEYVDGIKQRPIEGTSFAYTFDKANAEAPSQHKTQYFEMMGQWAMYHDGWFMSTKVNRAPWQAFSAANPDPLNNQTFQLYNLNTDWNQTSDIAAEHPEKVKNMRAMFLEEAKKYQVLPLNASVGARVAAQRPSLTAGRKELVYTRPMTGLPQGDAPYLLDTSYTVKADITVPEGGAEGMIVTSGGRFAGWGFYLLEGKPVFLWNLLDLQRPKWEATEALSPGRHILEFDFKYDGTGLGTMAYNNFSGIGKSGTGTLKVDGRVVSTQKMEKTIPIILQWDESFDIGSDTITGVNDADYTPPFPLTAQFNKLTITIDRPKLSPEEIKKLEEGLKKMEAGRE; encoded by the coding sequence ATGAAAACGCTGCTTACTGACTTGAATTCTTTCGTCGTATTATTCTGCCTGACGTTGGGGATGCCCGGCTTATTTGTGGGTTGTTCCGGGGAGCTGTCTCGTACTGCCTCTGCCCAGGTGGCGGATCAGGTTGATCAGTCGGAAACTGTCACGACACAGGCCCCCGCTCCGCAATCGTCGAAATCGTTCACGCCCCAGACAACGGGGGTGATCGGTTCTCCCAGTGCAACGACGACCATTGACGGTAAACAACTGCCTGCACCCGCCCCGAAATTCGAGGGCGTGATCAAGGACAACGCGTTGCAGTCGAAAGAGTGGTGGGCGCCGCGGATTGTGCCGCCCAAGGAAGCGCCGAATATTCTGCTGATCATGACGGACGACGCGGGCTTCGGTGTGCCCAGCACGTTCGGTGGTGTGATTCCGACGCCGACGATGGATCGGATTGCGAAAGCGGGCCTGCGTTATAACCGTGTGTTTTCGACTTCGTTATGTTCGCCGACCCGGGCAGCGTTGATTACCGGACGGAATCATCATTCCGTAGGGTTTGGTGTGATTGCAGAACAGGCCACCGGGTTCCCTGGCTATAACAGCGTGATTGGCCAGAACAACGCGACCATTGGTCGGATTCTGCGCGACAACGGCTATGCAACCTCCTGGTTTGGCAAAGATCACAACACGCCGACTTACGAAGCGAGCCAGGTGGGTCCCTTCACCCAGTGGCCAACAGGGATGGGCTTTGATTACTTCTATGGATTTGTAGGAGGCGACGCCAACCAGTGGGGGCCGAACCTGTTTCGGAATACGACGCAGATTTATCCGTGGACGGGGCACGAAGGGACGTTGAAGATGGATCGCTCCGATCCCAAAGCAGAGGTCTGGCCCGTCACCGGCAAAGAGAGCAAGTGGAATCTGATCACCGCGATGGCCGACGATGCGATCGACTGGATGACGCGAATTCACCAGAGCGACCCGAGTCAGCCGATCTTTATGCACTATGTGCCGGGGGCCTCACACGCGCCGCACCATCCGAAAAAAGAATGGGTGGATAAGATTCATGAGATGCATCTGTTTGACGACGGCTACGAAAAGTTGCGCGAGCGGATCTTCGCCAATCAAAAACGACTCGGGGTCATTTCACCGGATCTGGAGCTCACTCCGTGGCCGAAAGAGATGCTGAAACCCTGGGATGAGTTATCACCGGAAGCCCAGAAGCTCTTTATCCGTCAGGTCGAAGTATTTGCAGCCTACGTGGCGTATAACGACTATGAAATGGGCCGCGTGATCCAGGCGTTTGAAGACCTGGGCAAACTTGAAAACACAATTGTCATCTACCAGAACGGCGATAATGGCACCAGTGCCGAAGGGGGGCCGGAGGGAACCTTCAGCGAGGTGGCTTTCTTTAACGGGGTGGCACCACCGGTGGATGTGCAGATGAAGTTCTATGATGCCTGGGGAACCGAATTTGCCTACAACCATATGTCGGCCGGCTGGTCCTGGGCCTTTGACACGCCGTTCGACTGGTTCAAACAGAATGCGTCGCGGCTCGGTGGAATCAATCAGAATATGGTGATCTCCTGGCCGAAACGGATTAAAGACCAGGGAGGGCTGCGGGAGCAGTTCGTGCATGTGATCGACTATGTGCCGACGCTGCTGGAAGTGACTGGCATTGCTGCACCGGAATATGTGGACGGCATTAAGCAGAGACCGATTGAGGGAACAAGCTTCGCTTACACCTTCGACAAAGCAAACGCCGAGGCACCGTCTCAGCACAAAACCCAGTACTTCGAAATGATGGGCCAGTGGGCGATGTATCATGATGGCTGGTTCATGAGTACGAAAGTGAACCGCGCGCCCTGGCAGGCGTTCTCGGCAGCGAACCCGGACCCGCTGAATAACCAGACCTTTCAGCTCTACAACCTGAATACCGACTGGAACCAGACCAGCGACATCGCCGCGGAACATCCCGAGAAGGTCAAAAACATGCGGGCGATGTTCCTGGAAGAAGCGAAAAAATACCAGGTTCTACCGTTGAATGCATCAGTCGGAGCCCGTGTTGCGGCCCAGCGACCGAGCCTGACCGCGGGGCGAAAGGAACTGGTCTATACGCGGCCCATGACAGGGCTGCCGCAGGGGGATGCGCCTTATCTGCTGGATACATCCTACACGGTCAAAGCGGACATCACCGTACCGGAAGGGGGCGCCGAGGGTATGATCGTCACTTCCGGCGGACGCTTTGCCGGCTGGGGGTTCTATCTGCTCGAAGGCAAACCGGTCTTTCTCTGGAATCTACTGGATCTGCAGCGGCCCAAATGGGAAGCCACCGAGGCGCTCTCCCCCGGCCGACACATTCTGGAGTTTGACTTCAAATACGATGGCACCGGCCTGGGTACGATGGCCTATAACAATTTCTCCGGAATTGGTAAAAGCGGAACCGGTACACTCAAGGTGGACGGTAGAGTGGTGTCCACGCAGAAGATGGAGAAAACGATTCCCATCATTTTGCAGTGGGACGAAAGTTTCGACATCGGCTCCGATACGATTACCGGCGTGAACGACGCGGATTACACGCCACCGTTCCCGTTGAC